A single Vulpes vulpes isolate BD-2025 chromosome 16, VulVul3, whole genome shotgun sequence DNA region contains:
- the LOC140595894 gene encoding apolipoprotein L3-like, whose product MAQDDWGLCNRGHSLQLSPYCQPDCSVRVKSKRFIEDAIEYFQDRVSQEVLHFLLINHEAWEKFVAETSLSREEADALREGLNDLEGDMDIEDEGQAREKFLNVFPQVKVELEGYIRRLHECADEVDQVHEGCTITNIAASSTGAATGPLGIHGLGLVPVIGGLSPETLVAGVGLGAASAATQVTTSTVEGSHESPATAEATLDKEEVVAKVLHENWSSISSLAVDSMKVLARAARDIRNLRPGRFRSQPVDSAAGLTALGIVWEQVNRVVRGTLQAIVRGAQAIGMASHGLFILMEVVNLVFKSGNLHEEAKTWSAESMREEAQELSRKLELLIKIDESLK is encoded by the exons ATGGCTCAGGATGACTGGGGGCTTTGCAACAGAGGCCATTCCCTCCAGCTCTCACCCTACTGCCAGCCTGACTGCTCTGTGAGGGTCA AGAGCAAAAGATTTATCGAGGATGCTATTGAGTATTTCCAGGACAGGGTGAGTCAAGAGGTACTGCACTTCCTGCTGATTAACCATGAAGCCTGGGAGAAATTTGTGGCTGAGACCTCATTGTCCAG GGAAGAGGCCGATGCACTACGTGAAGGTCTGAATGACCTGGAAGGAGACATGGATATTGAAGATGAAGGCCAGGCTAGGGAGAAGTTTTTGAATGTGTTTCCCCAGGTGAAAGTGGAGCTTGAGGGGTATATAAGAAGGCTCCATGAGTGTGCAGATGAGGTTGACCAAGTCCACGAGGGCTGCACCATCACCAATATAGCAGCCAGCTCCACTGGTGCTGCGACTGGCCCTCTGGGCATTCATGGTCTGGGTCTGGTACCTGTCATAGGGGGTCTCAGTCCGGAAACCTTGGTAGCTGGAGTGGGGCTGGGAGCAGCATCTGCTGCTACCCAGGTGACCACCAGCACCGTGGAAGGCTCACATGAGTCGCCTGCAACTGCCGAGGCCACTCTTGATAAAGAGGAGGTAGTTGCAAAGGTTCTGCATGAAAACTGGTCCAGTATTTCTTCCTTAGCTGTTGATAGCATGAAAGTCCTGGCTCGCGCTGCAAGAGATATTCGTAACCTCAGGCCAGGCCGCTTCAGGAGTCAACCGGTAGACAGTGCCGCAGGCCTGACAGCCTTAGGTATAGTTTGGGAGCAGGTGAATAGAGTTGTTAGAGGCACTCTTCAGGCAATAGTCAGAGGAGCCCAAGCCATAGGTATGGCCAGCCATGGTCTCTTCATTTTGATGGAAGTGGTCAACCTTGTGTTCAAGTCAGGGAATTTGCATGAGGAAGCAAAGACATGGTCAGCTGAAAGTAtgagggaggaggcccaggagctGTCTAGAAAGTTGGAATTGCTCATAAAGATCGATGAGAGTCTGAAGTAG